A stretch of DNA from Candidatus Eisenbacteria bacterium:
CGGGCGATGCCTCGGCCGTTCTCTTCGCGCGCGTGATCGACCGGCTCCTCGACGCGCCCGCCTCGCGCACCGGGCTCGCGCTTCCGCGGCGCGGGCTCGCCGATCTCATCGAGGGATTCGAGGAGTACGTCACGCGGCGAGGGGGCGAGGTGCGATACCGCGCCACCGCGCTCGGAGTCCGGATCGAGGAAGGGCGCGCCACGGGCGTGAGCCTCCTCGGCGGCGAGAGGCTCGCGGCGAGCGCCGTGATCCTCGCGGTGCCGCACGAGCGAATCGGGTGGATGCTCCGGCCGGACGTGCTCGCGCCCTACCGAGAGATCGCCGCGATTCCATGGTCCCCGATCGTCTCCACCGTGCACACGTTCGACCGCCCCATCCTCCCGACGCGCATGGTCGCGCTCCTGGGGACCCGGACGCACTGGGCGTTCGACAAGGGGCCGGTCGCGGGCGGGCACGCCGTCGGCACCGTGCGGAGCGCCGCGACGCCCGATCTCGAGCGGGAGATCGCGGAGATCGCGTCGGAGACCGAAGCCGAGCTGCGCGACGTCTTCCCCGGAGCGCGCGAGGCGAGGCTCGTGGTGTCGCGCGTCTACAAGGAGCGGCGCGCCACCATGCGCGCGACTCCCGAAGCCGAGTGCGCGCGTCCCGCCGCCGAGACCGCCGTGCCCGGACTCGTGCTCGCGGGGGACTGGACGGCGACGGGCCTTCCGCCCACGATCGAGGGCGCCGTGCTGAGCGGACATCGCGCGGCGGAGCTCGTGCGGTGAGCGCGCGGCACGCCGCGCTCCGACGAGGAATCCTTCGCTGGTATCTCCGGAACCGGCGCGACCTACCCTGGCGGCACACCCGTGATCCGTACGCGATCTGGGTGAGCGAGATCATGCTCCAGCAGACGCGCGTGGAGACGGTGATCCCGTTCTACACGCGCTTCCTCGAGCGATTCCCCACGGTGGAGACCGTCGCGAGCGCTCGGGAGGAAGCGGTCATCGCCGCCTGGTCCGGGCTCGGGTACTACCGGAGGGCGCGGC
This window harbors:
- the hpnE gene encoding hydroxysqualene dehydroxylase HpnE; amino-acid sequence: MTRSPDVLVVGAGFAGVAAATALAERGARVVILETRQRAGGRAYSWTDPRTGEVRDNGQHVLASFYDETLRLLDRLGTRSALDADPTLRLHVWERGRECYRFVCPDLPGPFHWLAAMGSCDGLSLSSRLEALRLRSRARDLLRRNGNGASVTVQEWMDWGPGGGDLTALLWPIALAALNELPGDASAVLFARVIDRLLDAPASRTGLALPRRGLADLIEGFEEYVTRRGGEVRYRATALGVRIEEGRATGVSLLGGERLAASAVILAVPHERIGWMLRPDVLAPYREIAAIPWSPIVSTVHTFDRPILPTRMVALLGTRTHWAFDKGPVAGGHAVGTVRSAATPDLEREIAEIASETEAELRDVFPGAREARLVVSRVYKERRATMRATPEAECARPAAETAVPGLVLAGDWTATGLPPTIEGAVLSGHRAAELVR